In a single window of the uncultured Dysgonomonas sp. genome:
- the miaB gene encoding tRNA (N6-isopentenyl adenosine(37)-C2)-methylthiotransferase MiaB: MNNEKGLDFKSTTETGEKKLFIETYGCQMNVADSEVVASVMQMDGYTMTDKLEDADAVFVNTCSIRDNAEQRVIQRLDYFNALKKKKKSNMIIGVLGCMAERVKEELHDKHHVDVVVGPDAYLDLPNLVGAAESGEKAINVVLSKTETYKDVIPLRIGGNHISGFISIMRGCDKVCSYCIVPYTRGRERSRLPQSILNEVADLRDKGFKEVTLLGQNVNSYRYENEDGTVVDFSRLLEIVALEAPKMRIRFTTSYPTDMTDETLEVIAKYDNLCKFIHLPVQSGSSRMLNVMKRKYDREWYLNRIEAIKRIIPGCGLSTDIMCGFHSETEEDQKETLSLMREVCFDSAFMFKYSERPGTFAAKKLEDDVPEDLKIKRLQEIIELQNDCSLESNKRDIGKVFEVLVEGFSKRSKEQLFGRTSQNKVVIFDKGSHRIGDFVTVRITGNTSATLFGEAI; encoded by the coding sequence ATGAACAACGAAAAAGGACTGGACTTTAAATCCACGACTGAAACCGGAGAGAAAAAACTGTTCATCGAAACCTATGGCTGCCAGATGAATGTGGCAGACAGCGAGGTTGTCGCATCTGTGATGCAGATGGATGGTTATACCATGACAGATAAGCTCGAAGATGCCGATGCTGTATTTGTAAACACATGTTCGATTCGTGATAATGCCGAACAACGGGTTATCCAGCGACTCGACTATTTTAATGCCCTGAAGAAAAAGAAGAAGTCCAATATGATTATCGGAGTTCTCGGGTGTATGGCAGAAAGGGTGAAAGAAGAACTGCACGACAAACATCATGTCGATGTGGTAGTAGGCCCCGATGCTTACCTAGACCTGCCTAATCTGGTGGGTGCCGCCGAAAGTGGCGAAAAAGCAATCAATGTCGTTTTATCAAAAACTGAAACATATAAGGATGTAATACCTTTGCGTATCGGAGGAAATCATATTTCGGGCTTTATATCCATTATGCGCGGATGCGATAAGGTTTGTTCGTACTGCATTGTGCCTTATACCAGAGGACGCGAACGCAGCCGCCTGCCTCAGAGTATATTGAACGAAGTTGCCGATTTACGCGATAAAGGTTTTAAGGAAGTAACTCTGCTGGGACAAAATGTAAATTCGTACCGCTATGAGAACGAAGATGGTACGGTGGTAGACTTTTCCCGTTTACTCGAAATTGTAGCACTCGAAGCTCCTAAAATGCGCATCCGGTTTACCACCTCATATCCTACCGATATGACTGATGAAACGCTGGAAGTGATAGCGAAGTATGACAATCTTTGCAAATTTATCCACCTACCTGTACAATCGGGAAGCAGCCGTATGCTGAATGTGATGAAACGTAAGTATGACAGGGAATGGTATCTGAACCGTATAGAGGCTATCAAACGGATTATTCCGGGATGCGGACTCTCTACCGATATAATGTGCGGATTCCATTCCGAAACGGAAGAAGACCAGAAGGAGACTCTATCTCTGATGCGTGAAGTATGTTTCGATTCGGCTTTTATGTTTAAATATTCGGAACGTCCGGGAACATTTGCTGCCAAGAAGTTGGAAGACGATGTGCCCGAAGATCTTAAAATAAAGCGTTTGCAGGAAATTATAGAATTACAGAACGACTGTTCCCTCGAAAGTAATAAAAGGGATATCGGCAAAGTATTTGAAGTATTAGTAGAAGGATTCTCTAAACGTTCTAAGGAACAACTGTTTGGGCGTACTTCTCAGAATAAAGTTGTTATCTTTGATAAGGGCAGTCATCGTATCGGGGATTTTGTAACTGTCAGAATTACAGGGAACACTTCGGCTACATTATTTGGCGAGGCCATTTAA
- a CDS encoding YtxH domain-containing protein translates to MNKTGSNLLFLAIGAALGAAVGYVAASDKKEEWLKDINSLVDKVKGNVKHAAGRGREKIDELRNDVE, encoded by the coding sequence ATGAATAAAACTGGCTCTAATTTATTATTTTTAGCCATAGGTGCAGCATTAGGTGCTGCTGTAGGCTATGTTGCAGCTTCTGATAAGAAAGAAGAATGGTTAAAAGACATAAACAGCCTTGTGGATAAAGTAAAAGGCAATGTAAAACATGCAGCAGGCAGAGGCCGGGAAAAAATAGATGAGTTGAGGAACGATGTTGAATGA
- a CDS encoding phage holin family protein: MLNDQKTDKSLNTLVEEIKLELLSYINKRIRLFKLDAFEKLSLSASAVGYGLIVLSIIAVLMFFLLIGLAFFIGELLSSLAAGFGIMALFSLFVLLIVFLLRRKIKESILNSTINFFRGMEDDDEK; the protein is encoded by the coding sequence ATGTTGAATGACCAGAAAACAGACAAAAGCTTAAATACTCTGGTTGAAGAAATCAAATTAGAACTATTAAGCTATATCAACAAAAGAATCCGGCTGTTTAAACTGGATGCTTTTGAGAAGTTGAGTCTCTCGGCTTCTGCAGTAGGATATGGCTTAATAGTTCTGTCTATTATCGCTGTACTCATGTTCTTCCTGCTCATCGGGCTGGCATTTTTTATAGGTGAACTTTTAAGTAGTCTGGCAGCCGGATTCGGTATTATGGCTCTGTTTTCTTTATTCGTACTATTGATTGTTTTTCTGCTTAGGAGAAAGATAAAAGAATCGATTCTGAATAGTACTATAAACTTTTTCAGAGGAATGGAGGATGATGATGAAAAATAA
- a CDS encoding aminodeoxychorismate synthase component I, which translates to MLTKRVEDIQHKMNVYGKEKRPFLFTVNFDLTEGFFLENPLGQTEVLFDVRGRGNSSVKKAIENDIQFSTNPLTYAAYKAKFDIVHQGLLKGYSYLTNLTIKTPISTNLSFPDIFAYSNAPYKLLLPGRFVCFSPERFVKISGRIISTNPMKGTIDASIPNAEQIILNDYKETAEHNTIVDLLRNDLSIVADYVQVSRFRYIDRIKTNRTDILQVSSEITGRLQDDYADNFGDIIFGMLPAGSISGAPKPATLDIIREAENEPRGYYTGIFGYYDGKELDTAVMIRFIEEDDGRYYFRSGGGITAYSDCESEYKEVLSKIYLPII; encoded by the coding sequence ATGCTTACAAAAAGAGTTGAAGATATACAGCACAAGATGAATGTGTATGGTAAAGAGAAACGGCCATTTCTCTTTACTGTTAACTTTGATCTGACCGAAGGCTTTTTTTTAGAAAATCCTCTCGGGCAGACAGAGGTATTATTCGATGTAAGAGGACGGGGTAATTCTTCTGTGAAAAAAGCAATTGAAAACGATATACAATTTAGTACGAACCCTCTTACTTATGCTGCTTATAAAGCGAAATTCGATATTGTCCACCAAGGTTTGCTAAAAGGTTATTCCTATCTTACTAATCTGACAATAAAGACACCCATATCTACCAATCTATCATTCCCTGATATTTTCGCATATAGTAATGCTCCTTATAAACTGCTATTGCCCGGACGCTTCGTCTGTTTTTCACCTGAACGGTTTGTGAAAATATCGGGTCGGATTATATCTACCAATCCGATGAAAGGGACAATAGACGCTTCTATTCCTAATGCCGAGCAAATTATCTTGAATGACTATAAAGAAACCGCAGAACACAATACAATTGTAGACCTGTTGCGCAACGACCTGAGTATTGTAGCCGATTATGTGCAAGTCAGCAGATTCAGGTATATAGACCGGATAAAAACCAACAGAACCGATATTTTGCAGGTAAGCTCTGAAATCACAGGACGGTTACAGGATGATTACGCTGATAATTTCGGAGATATCATTTTCGGAATGCTTCCCGCCGGGTCTATATCAGGCGCACCAAAACCGGCAACCTTAGATATTATCAGAGAGGCAGAGAATGAACCCCGTGGATACTATACCGGAATATTCGGCTACTATGACGGTAAAGAACTCGATACGGCGGTAATGATACGTTTCATAGAAGAGGACGATGGCCGGTACTATTTCCGAAGTGGAGGAGGAATAACTGCCTATAGCGATTGTGAGAGCGAATATAAAGAGGTACTGAGTAAAATCTATTTACCGATAATATGA
- a CDS encoding aminotransferase class IV produces MTQLVFTEALKILDGKFCNLPFHQERILRTSKTFFTKPTLVDLSEGDIPPEYRSGIVKCRILYSDHVIGVEYQCYKFRAIRKLKLVVDDSIDYSFKYADRHNIDNLFSQKEDCDDILIVKNGCITDTSFSNVVFRNESGLYTPASYLLAGTKRRLLLEQGVIQEKEIKAEDIKEYSRLYIINAMIDLEDDVSLETSDLI; encoded by the coding sequence ATGACGCAACTTGTTTTTACCGAAGCATTAAAAATACTGGACGGTAAGTTCTGCAACCTGCCTTTTCATCAGGAACGCATTCTTCGTACGTCAAAGACCTTTTTCACAAAACCGACTTTGGTTGACTTGTCGGAAGGCGATATTCCGCCCGAATACAGGAGTGGGATAGTAAAATGCCGTATACTATATTCCGACCATGTGATAGGCGTTGAATACCAATGTTATAAGTTCAGAGCTATCCGGAAACTCAAGTTAGTGGTTGATGATAGCATCGACTACTCTTTTAAATATGCGGACAGGCACAATATAGATAACCTTTTCTCCCAAAAAGAAGATTGTGATGATATCTTAATAGTAAAGAATGGCTGTATAACCGACACATCATTCAGTAATGTCGTATTCAGAAATGAATCGGGCTTATACACACCCGCTTCTTATCTGCTGGCGGGAACTAAGCGCCGATTATTGCTAGAACAGGGCGTTATACAAGAAAAAGAGATAAAGGCGGAGGACATAAAAGAGTATTCAAGGCTATACATAATCAATGCCATGATAGACCTTGAAGACGATGTAAGCCTCGAAACTTCCGACCTTATATAG
- a CDS encoding DUF4884 domain-containing protein has translation MKALFTLLLTSIVVINLSSCYSQRPVASRASDNNQTYKVEYLFEHEGCKVYRFYDRGNYVYFTNCTGDVTAISTDSTKTRVETIVKSNFLK, from the coding sequence ATGAAAGCACTCTTTACCTTACTTTTGACCAGCATAGTGGTCATTAATTTATCTTCATGTTATTCGCAGCGGCCTGTTGCCAGTAGAGCCTCTGATAATAATCAGACTTATAAGGTGGAATACCTTTTCGAACATGAAGGGTGTAAAGTATATCGATTTTATGACCGGGGTAACTATGTGTATTTTACTAACTGTACGGGAGACGTAACTGCTATTTCGACAGATTCGACTAAAACCAGAGTAGAGACTATTGTAAAAAGTAACTTCTTGAAATAG